One Pseudomonas sp. MH9.2 DNA segment encodes these proteins:
- a CDS encoding LacI family DNA-binding transcriptional regulator — protein sequence MSTIKDVAALAGISYTTVSHVLNKSRPVSDDVRRKVEAAIIQLDYVPSAVARSLKARATSTIGLLIPNGINPYFAELARGIEDYCERNGFCVILCNSDDNPEKQRSYLRVLLEKRVDGLIVSSVGGDPGLAAGLAAVRTPMVIVDRDLEGIVADLVRIDHELGAYLATCHLLELGHRHIACICGPAETSVAQMRLAGYRRAMHEAQVPVPNEWVVESDFTSPAGYQAAVGLLTQNSPTAIFAGNDMIGIGVLRAAAERNIRVPCDLSVIGFDDIQMSRYVYPALTTVGQSILKLGEMAAEILLRRIAAPAATAVEHRIVKPDIVLRESTAPPANIFNAFR from the coding sequence ATGTCCACGATCAAAGATGTAGCCGCGCTGGCAGGAATTTCCTACACGACGGTGTCCCATGTGCTGAACAAGTCGCGCCCGGTCAGCGACGACGTCCGCCGGAAGGTCGAGGCGGCGATCATTCAACTCGACTATGTGCCGAGTGCCGTGGCTCGATCCCTTAAAGCCAGGGCGACGTCGACCATCGGCCTGCTGATTCCTAACGGTATCAACCCGTACTTTGCCGAGTTGGCGCGGGGGATTGAGGACTACTGCGAGCGCAACGGGTTTTGCGTGATCTTGTGCAACTCCGATGACAACCCGGAAAAACAACGCAGTTACCTGCGCGTGCTCCTGGAAAAACGTGTCGATGGTTTGATTGTCTCGTCGGTGGGTGGCGATCCAGGATTGGCGGCTGGATTAGCCGCCGTGCGTACGCCGATGGTTATTGTCGACCGAGATCTGGAAGGCATTGTTGCCGATCTGGTGCGCATCGATCATGAGCTGGGCGCGTACCTGGCGACCTGCCACTTGCTTGAGCTCGGTCATCGGCATATTGCCTGCATTTGTGGGCCAGCGGAAACGAGCGTCGCCCAGATGCGCCTGGCGGGTTACCGTCGCGCCATGCATGAAGCTCAGGTGCCTGTACCGAACGAGTGGGTGGTGGAAAGCGACTTCACCAGTCCCGCTGGTTATCAGGCTGCAGTGGGACTCCTGACGCAAAACTCGCCGACCGCGATATTTGCGGGTAACGACATGATTGGCATCGGCGTTTTGCGCGCTGCCGCCGAGCGCAACATTCGCGTCCCCTGTGATTTGTCGGTTATTGGGTTCGACGATATTCAGATGAGTCGCTACGTGTATCCAGCGCTGACCACTGTTGGGCAGTCGATCCTGAAATTGGGTGAAATGGCCGCCGAGATATTGTTGCGGCGTATCGCTGCGCCCGCTGCCACGGCTGTCGAGCATCGGATCGTGAAGCCCGACATTGTCCTTCGCGAGTCCACGGCACCCCCAGCCAATATCTTCAACGCCTTTCGCTGA
- the rplT gene encoding 50S ribosomal protein L20 gives MARVKRGVVARKRHKKILKLAKGYYGARSRVFRVAKQAVIKAGQYAYRDRRQKKRQFRALWIARINAGARINGLSYSRFIAGLKKASIEIDRKVLADLAVNEKAAFAAIVEKAKATLA, from the coding sequence ATGGCTCGTGTAAAGCGTGGCGTAGTCGCCCGTAAACGTCACAAAAAAATTCTGAAACTGGCTAAAGGTTACTACGGCGCGCGTTCACGCGTATTCCGTGTAGCCAAGCAAGCGGTAATCAAGGCAGGCCAGTACGCCTACCGTGACCGTCGTCAGAAAAAACGTCAGTTCCGCGCTTTGTGGATCGCTCGTATCAACGCTGGTGCTCGTATTAACGGTCTGTCCTACAGCCGTTTCATCGCCGGTCTGAAAAAAGCGTCCATTGAGATCGACCGTAAGGTTCTGGCTGATCTGGCAGTGAACGAAAAAGCGGCGTTTGCTGCGATTGTCGAGAAAGCTAAAGCCACTTTGGCCTAA
- a CDS encoding I78 family peptidase inhibitor — MPWKFASLGSVIAALVLSGCSSMSEPKEPVVSAAEAGAGRCNAAAAEFAIGQKASAELLEQARVKSGAQNARVLKPSDMVTLEYRSDRLNLNADDRSIITRVNCG; from the coding sequence ATGCCTTGGAAGTTCGCATCATTGGGTTCCGTTATCGCTGCGCTCGTGCTGTCTGGGTGCAGCAGTATGTCCGAGCCCAAAGAGCCTGTGGTTTCGGCGGCTGAAGCAGGGGCTGGCCGATGCAATGCAGCTGCAGCAGAATTTGCCATTGGTCAGAAGGCCTCCGCGGAACTGCTGGAGCAGGCTCGCGTCAAGTCGGGTGCGCAGAATGCCCGCGTGCTTAAGCCCAGTGACATGGTCACGCTGGAATACAGGTCGGATCGCTTGAATCTGAACGCAGATGACCGCTCGATCATCACTCGAGTCAACTGCGGCTGA
- a CDS encoding cold-shock protein codes for MSNRQNGTVKWFNDEKGFGFITPANGGDDLFVHFKAIESDGFKSLKEGQAVSFVPEKGQKGMQAAQVRAE; via the coding sequence ATGTCTAATCGCCAAAACGGCACCGTAAAATGGTTCAACGATGAAAAAGGCTTCGGCTTTATCACTCCTGCAAACGGCGGTGACGACCTGTTCGTACACTTCAAAGCTATCGAAAGCGACGGTTTCAAAAGCCTGAAAGAAGGCCAAGCCGTTTCCTTCGTACCTGAAAAAGGCCAGAAGGGCATGCAAGCTGCTCAGGTTCGCGCGGAGTAA
- the rbsD gene encoding D-ribose pyranase has protein sequence MKKKPLLNIALSRLIASLGHGDIVMIVDAGMPVPPGVELIDLALTQGTPDFVSVLRVVLTEMQVERHVLAEEMLLKQPPALVVIEGLSLQGELGQQCLVSHDELKNLSCKARAIVRTGECKPYTNIALVAGVTF, from the coding sequence ATGAAAAAAAAACCTTTGCTAAACATCGCCCTGTCGCGGTTGATTGCTTCCCTCGGCCATGGCGACATTGTCATGATCGTCGACGCCGGAATGCCGGTGCCGCCGGGTGTCGAGCTTATTGATCTTGCACTCACACAAGGAACCCCGGACTTTGTCAGCGTGTTGCGCGTGGTGCTTACGGAAATGCAGGTCGAGAGACATGTACTGGCTGAGGAAATGCTGCTCAAACAGCCACCGGCATTGGTGGTCATTGAAGGTTTGAGTTTGCAGGGCGAGCTGGGCCAGCAGTGCCTTGTCAGCCATGACGAACTGAAGAACCTGAGTTGCAAGGCCCGGGCCATCGTGCGGACGGGCGAATGTAAGCCCTACACCAACATTGCTTTGGTCGCTGGGGTAACGTTCTAA
- the pheS gene encoding phenylalanine--tRNA ligase subunit alpha — MENLDALVSQALEAVQHAEDINALEQIRVHFLGKKGELTQVMKTLGNLPAEERPQVGALINLAKERVTEVLNARKASLEQAELTARLAAECIDVTLPGRGQTSGGLHPITRTLERIEQFFTHIGYGIAEGPEVEDDHHNFEALNIPGHHPARAMHDTFYFNASMLLRTHTSPVQVRTMETQQPPIRIVCPGRVYRCDSDITHSPMFHQVEGLLIDRDINFADLKGTIEEFLRVFFEKELAVRFRPSFFPFTEPSAEVDIQCVMCSGKGCRVCKQTGWLEVLGCGMVHPNVLRMSGIDPEEFQGFAFGMGVERLAMLRYGVNDLRLFFDNDLRFLAQFR; from the coding sequence ATGGAAAACCTGGATGCGCTGGTCTCTCAAGCACTTGAGGCCGTGCAACACGCTGAAGATATCAATGCCCTGGAGCAAATCCGGGTTCACTTCCTTGGTAAAAAGGGTGAGTTGACTCAGGTGATGAAGACCCTGGGTAATTTGCCTGCTGAAGAGCGTCCGCAAGTCGGCGCACTCATCAATCTCGCCAAGGAGCGTGTCACAGAGGTTCTCAATGCGCGTAAAGCGTCGTTGGAGCAGGCGGAACTGACCGCCAGGCTCGCGGCGGAGTGCATTGACGTGACCCTGCCGGGACGTGGTCAGACCTCGGGTGGGCTGCATCCGATTACCCGAACGCTGGAGCGGATCGAGCAATTCTTCACTCATATTGGCTACGGCATCGCCGAAGGCCCCGAGGTCGAAGACGATCACCACAATTTCGAAGCGCTCAACATCCCTGGCCACCATCCGGCGCGGGCGATGCATGACACCTTCTATTTCAATGCGAGCATGCTGCTGCGCACCCACACCTCTCCGGTGCAAGTGCGGACCATGGAAACGCAACAACCGCCTATTCGCATCGTTTGCCCGGGCCGGGTTTATCGCTGTGATTCGGATATCACCCATTCGCCGATGTTCCATCAGGTCGAAGGCTTGCTGATTGATCGCGATATCAACTTCGCTGATCTCAAGGGCACGATCGAAGAGTTCTTGCGAGTGTTCTTCGAAAAAGAACTGGCGGTGCGTTTCCGTCCGTCCTTTTTCCCGTTCACCGAGCCATCGGCTGAGGTCGATATCCAGTGCGTCATGTGCAGCGGCAAAGGCTGCCGTGTGTGCAAGCAAACTGGCTGGCTGGAAGTCCTGGGTTGCGGGATGGTCCATCCGAACGTACTGCGTATGTCCGGCATAGATCCTGAAGAATTCCAGGGATTCGCTTTCGGTATGGGTGTTGAACGTTTGGCCATGCTGCGTTACGGCGTCAATGATTTGCGTCTGTTCTTCGACAACGACTTGCGGTTCCTCGCGCAATTTCGCTAG
- the infC gene encoding translation initiation factor IF-3 — MIIKREMRQDKRAAPKAPINENISAREVRLIGAEGEQLGIVSIEDALLKAEEAKLDLVEISADAVPPVCKLMDYGKSIFEKKKQVAAAKKNQKQIQVKEIKFRPGTEEGDYQVKLRNLVRFLSDGDRAKVSLRFRGREMAHQELGMELLKRVEGDLLEYGSVEQHPKMEGRQLIMVIAPKKKK, encoded by the coding sequence ATTATTATTAAGCGTGAAATGAGACAAGATAAACGAGCTGCACCGAAGGCCCCGATCAACGAGAATATCTCGGCACGCGAGGTTCGGTTAATTGGGGCTGAGGGTGAGCAGCTTGGGATTGTGTCAATTGAAGACGCGCTTCTTAAGGCTGAAGAGGCCAAACTGGATTTGGTGGAAATTTCCGCCGATGCAGTACCCCCTGTTTGTAAGCTGATGGACTACGGCAAATCGATCTTCGAGAAGAAGAAACAGGTTGCCGCTGCGAAGAAAAACCAGAAGCAGATTCAGGTTAAAGAAATCAAGTTTCGTCCAGGGACGGAGGAAGGGGATTACCAGGTAAAACTGCGCAACCTGGTACGTTTCCTGAGTGATGGGGACAGGGCCAAGGTATCGTTAAGATTCCGTGGTCGTGAGATGGCCCACCAGGAGCTGGGGATGGAACTGTTGAAGCGGGTTGAAGGTGACTTGCTTGAATACGGTTCGGTCGAACAGCATCCTAAGATGGAAGGACGCCAACTGATCATGGTCATCGCCCCGAAAAAGAAGAAGTAA
- a CDS encoding nucleoside hydrolase → MHQLRSVIFVSLLSAAVVQIVERHDLIIDTDPGADDVVALLLALASPDELNVLAITTVAGNVRLDKTSRNARLAREWAGREEVPVYAGASKPLVRTPIYAENMHGKEGLPGVAVHEPKVGMAKGNAVDYLIETLSKAAPHSITLAMLGPQTNMALALMQAPEITQGIKEIVVMGGAHFNGGNMSPVAEFNIYADPHAAQIVLASDVKLTYIPLDVTHKILTSEQRLKQIAGLNNQAGMLVCGILNEYVKADMAHYGLPGGPVHDASVIAYLLQPELFTGKQINVAIDSREGITFGQTLADWYDTLKQDKNVFWVKNGDAQGFFNLLTARLSRLK, encoded by the coding sequence CTGCACCAGCTTCGGAGCGTGATATTCGTGTCTTTACTAAGTGCCGCTGTCGTTCAAATTGTCGAAAGGCATGACCTGATTATTGACACCGATCCTGGGGCCGACGATGTGGTAGCGCTGCTGCTGGCCCTTGCATCGCCTGATGAGCTGAACGTACTGGCAATCACAACTGTGGCGGGCAATGTGCGTCTTGATAAAACCTCGCGCAATGCCCGGCTTGCGCGTGAATGGGCTGGGCGCGAAGAGGTGCCGGTATACGCCGGGGCGTCAAAACCGCTGGTGCGGACACCGATTTATGCCGAGAACATGCACGGTAAGGAGGGGTTGCCGGGTGTTGCTGTGCATGAGCCGAAGGTGGGCATGGCCAAGGGCAATGCGGTGGATTACCTGATCGAAACCTTGAGCAAGGCAGCCCCGCACAGCATCACCCTCGCAATGCTTGGACCGCAGACCAACATGGCGTTGGCTCTGATGCAGGCGCCGGAAATCACGCAAGGTATCAAAGAAATAGTGGTCATGGGGGGCGCGCATTTCAATGGCGGCAACATGAGTCCGGTGGCCGAGTTCAATATCTATGCCGACCCTCATGCCGCACAAATCGTACTTGCCAGCGACGTAAAACTGACCTACATCCCGCTGGACGTGACCCATAAAATCCTCACCAGCGAACAAAGGCTCAAGCAGATCGCGGGTTTGAATAATCAGGCGGGCATGCTGGTCTGCGGCATTCTCAATGAGTATGTCAAAGCGGACATGGCGCATTACGGTTTGCCCGGTGGGCCGGTACATGACGCCAGTGTAATCGCTTACTTGCTACAACCGGAGTTGTTTACCGGGAAGCAGATCAATGTGGCCATCGATAGTCGCGAAGGCATCACCTTCGGTCAGACGCTTGCCGATTGGTACGACACGCTCAAGCAAGATAAGAACGTGTTCTGGGTCAAAAATGGCGACGCCCAAGGGTTCTTCAACCTGCTGACCGCGCGTCTGAGTCGCTTGAAGTAA
- the thrS gene encoding threonine--tRNA ligase: protein MPTITLPDGSQRSFDHPVSVAEVALSIGAGLAKATVAGKVNGQLVDASDLIDGDVSLQIITPKDQEGLEIIRHSCAHLVGHAVKQLFPTAKMVIGPVIDEGFYYDIAYERPFTLDDLSAIEQRMQQLIEKDYDVIKKVTPRAEVIEVFTARDEDYKLRLIEDMPDQQTMGLYYHEEYVDMCRGPHVPNTRFLKSFKLTKLSGAYWRGDAKNEQLQRIYGTAWADKKQLAAYVQRIEEAEKRDHRKLGKRLGLFHTQEEAPGMVFWHPNGWTLYQVLEQYMRKVQHENGYLEIKTPQVVDRSLWEKSGHWANYADNMFTTESENRDYAIKPMNCPCHVQVFNQGLKSYRELPMRLAEFGACHRNEPSGALHGIMRVRAFTQDDAHIFCTEEQMQAESAAFIKLTLDVYADFGFKDIELKLSTRPEKRVGSDELWDRAESALAAALDSAGLPYDLQPGEGAFYGPKIEFSLKDCLGRVWQCGTLQLDFNLPIRLGAEYVSEDNSRKHPVMLHRAILGSFERFIGILIEHYEGAFPAWLAPTQAVILNITDKQADFALEVEKTLAQSGFRAKSDLRNEKIGFKIREHTLLKVPYLLVIGDREVEMQTVAVRTREGADLGSMPVAQFAEFLAQAVSRRGRHDSE, encoded by the coding sequence ATGCCCACCATTACTCTTCCCGACGGCAGTCAGCGTTCATTCGATCATCCGGTTTCCGTAGCCGAAGTCGCGCTATCCATTGGCGCTGGCCTGGCTAAAGCCACCGTGGCTGGCAAGGTCAATGGCCAGCTGGTCGATGCCAGCGATCTAATCGACGGCGACGTCAGCCTGCAGATCATCACGCCCAAGGATCAAGAGGGGCTTGAGATCATTCGCCACTCTTGCGCTCACTTGGTCGGTCATGCAGTCAAGCAGTTGTTCCCGACGGCCAAAATGGTCATCGGTCCGGTAATCGACGAAGGCTTTTATTACGATATCGCTTATGAGCGTCCGTTCACGCTCGACGATTTGTCGGCGATTGAGCAGCGTATGCAGCAGCTGATCGAAAAAGATTACGACGTCATCAAGAAAGTCACTCCGCGCGCCGAAGTGATCGAAGTGTTCACTGCTCGCGATGAAGACTACAAGCTGCGTCTCATCGAAGACATGCCCGATCAACAGACCATGGGTCTGTACTATCACGAAGAATACGTCGACATGTGCCGTGGTCCGCACGTGCCGAATACGCGCTTCCTGAAATCGTTCAAGCTGACCAAGCTGTCTGGCGCCTACTGGCGCGGTGATGCCAAGAACGAGCAGTTGCAGCGAATCTATGGCACGGCCTGGGCAGACAAGAAGCAATTGGCTGCCTATGTCCAGCGGATCGAAGAAGCTGAAAAGCGCGATCATCGCAAGCTTGGCAAGCGTTTGGGGTTGTTCCACACCCAGGAAGAAGCGCCGGGTATGGTATTCTGGCATCCGAACGGCTGGACCCTGTACCAGGTTCTTGAGCAATACATGCGCAAGGTTCAGCACGAGAACGGTTATCTGGAGATCAAAACTCCACAAGTGGTCGATCGTTCCCTGTGGGAAAAGTCCGGTCACTGGGCTAACTATGCCGACAACATGTTCACCACCGAGTCCGAGAACCGCGACTACGCCATCAAACCGATGAACTGCCCGTGCCACGTACAGGTGTTCAATCAGGGCTTGAAAAGCTATCGCGAGTTGCCGATGCGTCTGGCGGAGTTCGGTGCTTGCCACCGCAATGAGCCATCAGGTGCATTGCACGGTATCATGCGTGTGCGTGCTTTCACTCAGGATGATGCTCACATCTTCTGTACTGAAGAGCAGATGCAGGCAGAATCCGCCGCGTTCATCAAATTGACGCTGGACGTGTACGCTGACTTTGGCTTCAAGGACATCGAGCTCAAGCTGTCCACGCGTCCCGAGAAGCGCGTAGGTTCCGACGAGTTGTGGGATCGCGCCGAAAGCGCATTGGCGGCCGCACTCGACAGCGCTGGTTTGCCGTATGATCTGCAGCCGGGCGAGGGTGCCTTTTATGGCCCCAAGATTGAATTTTCGCTAAAAGATTGTCTGGGTCGGGTATGGCAATGCGGTACATTGCAACTCGATTTCAACTTGCCGATCCGTTTGGGCGCCGAGTATGTCTCGGAAGATAACAGTCGCAAGCACCCGGTCATGTTGCACCGTGCGATACTCGGTTCCTTCGAGCGTTTCATCGGTATTTTGATCGAGCATTACGAAGGCGCTTTCCCGGCCTGGTTGGCACCCACTCAAGCAGTGATCCTCAATATCACTGATAAACAGGCAGATTTTGCCCTTGAAGTGGAAAAAACTCTCGCTCAAAGCGGGTTTCGTGCCAAGTCTGACTTGAGAAATGAAAAGATCGGCTTTAAAATCCGCGAGCATACTTTGCTCAAGGTTCCTTATCTCTTGGTGATTGGAGATCGGGAAGTCGAAATGCAAACTGTCGCTGTGCGGACACGTGAAGGTGCTGACCTAGGCTCGATGCCGGTCGCACAATTCGCTGAATTTCTCGCTCAAGCGGTTTCCCGGCGTGGTCGCCATGATTCGGAGTAA
- a CDS encoding ABC transporter permease, which translates to MKTSAAPQTLPSSGKRSSHYFGLGTYLGLAGALFAMIALFSVLSDHFLSYETFSTLANQIPDLMVLAVGMTFILIIGGIDLSVGSVLALAASAVSVAILGWGWGVVPAALLGMTCAAVAGTITGSITVAWRIPSFIVSLGVLEMARGVAYQMTGSRTAYIGDAFAWLSNPVAFGISPSFIIALLIIFIAQAVLTRTVFGRYLIGIGTNEEAVRLAGINPKPYKIMVFSLMGLLAGVAALFQISRLEAADPNAGSGLELQVIAAVVIGGTSLMGGRGSVISTFFGVLIISVLAAGLAQIGATEPTKRIITGAVIVVAVVLDTYRSNRARRKA; encoded by the coding sequence ATGAAAACTTCAGCCGCACCCCAAACATTGCCTTCGTCGGGCAAGCGCAGCAGTCATTATTTCGGACTCGGCACCTACCTGGGACTGGCCGGTGCGTTATTCGCAATGATTGCGTTGTTTTCCGTGCTCAGTGATCACTTCCTGTCTTATGAGACTTTCAGCACCCTGGCCAACCAGATACCGGACTTGATGGTGCTGGCGGTGGGCATGACTTTCATCCTGATCATCGGCGGCATCGACTTGTCGGTGGGATCTGTTCTGGCACTTGCAGCTTCTGCAGTCAGTGTGGCAATCCTCGGCTGGGGCTGGGGCGTCGTGCCAGCAGCCTTGCTGGGCATGACCTGCGCGGCCGTCGCGGGCACCATCACCGGTTCGATCACGGTGGCTTGGCGCATTCCATCGTTTATCGTTTCCCTCGGCGTGCTGGAAATGGCCCGTGGTGTGGCCTACCAGATGACGGGGTCGCGAACCGCTTATATCGGTGATGCATTCGCGTGGCTATCGAACCCGGTCGCTTTCGGGATCTCTCCGTCCTTCATCATTGCGCTGCTGATCATCTTCATCGCCCAAGCCGTGCTGACCCGCACCGTGTTCGGCCGTTACCTGATCGGTATTGGCACTAATGAAGAAGCGGTTCGTCTGGCCGGCATCAATCCAAAACCCTACAAGATTATGGTGTTTTCGCTGATGGGGCTGCTGGCCGGGGTCGCAGCGTTGTTCCAGATCTCGCGTCTGGAAGCCGCAGACCCTAACGCTGGCTCCGGTCTGGAATTGCAGGTGATCGCGGCGGTCGTTATTGGGGGCACCAGCCTGATGGGTGGGCGCGGCTCCGTGATCAGTACGTTCTTCGGGGTCCTGATTATCTCGGTACTTGCTGCTGGATTGGCACAGATCGGAGCGACCGAACCGACCAAACGCATCATCACGGGCGCGGTAATCGTTGTCGCCGTGGTGCTTGATACTTATCGCAGCAATCGCGCACGTCGGAAGGCTTGA
- the rbsK gene encoding ribokinase — protein sequence MQAKVVVVGSLNMDLVTRAERLPRAGETLAGDSFAIVSGGKGANQAVAAARLGASVAMIGCVGDDAYGEQLRAGLLVERIDCQAVTTVTDVSSGVALIVVDASSQNAIVIVAGGNGRLSPDIVAAFDAKLAEADVIICQLEVPMDTVAYALKRGRELGKIVILNPAPANAPLPADWYSLIDYLIPNESEAAALSGLPVDSLASAEAAATRLLAAGATKVIITLGAQGSLFADGQRIEHFPAPRVQAADTTAAGDTFVGGFAAALAQGKSEVEAIRFGQIAGALSVTRAGAQPSIPTLNDVQGFHQP from the coding sequence ATGCAAGCAAAAGTAGTGGTAGTGGGCAGCTTGAATATGGACCTGGTCACCCGTGCCGAGCGTCTGCCTCGTGCTGGGGAAACATTAGCGGGTGACTCGTTCGCGATTGTGTCGGGAGGCAAGGGCGCCAATCAAGCCGTAGCCGCTGCGCGCCTGGGGGCGAGTGTCGCCATGATAGGTTGCGTTGGCGATGACGCCTATGGCGAGCAACTGCGTGCAGGCCTGTTGGTCGAGCGCATCGATTGTCAGGCCGTAACCACGGTGACCGATGTTTCAAGTGGTGTTGCGCTGATCGTGGTAGATGCCAGCAGTCAGAACGCCATTGTCATCGTGGCCGGGGGCAATGGTCGGCTTTCGCCGGATATCGTTGCAGCATTTGATGCGAAGCTGGCTGAAGCCGATGTGATCATCTGTCAGCTTGAAGTGCCGATGGATACGGTGGCCTATGCCCTCAAGCGCGGCCGCGAGTTGGGCAAAATTGTCATCCTTAACCCTGCGCCAGCCAACGCGCCGTTGCCTGCTGACTGGTATTCGCTGATCGATTATCTGATTCCCAACGAAAGCGAGGCGGCTGCGTTGAGCGGTTTACCGGTTGATTCGCTGGCATCGGCGGAAGCTGCCGCGACCCGGCTTCTGGCAGCTGGCGCCACAAAAGTCATCATTACGCTGGGCGCCCAAGGCTCACTCTTCGCCGACGGTCAGCGCATCGAGCATTTTCCTGCGCCCAGGGTTCAAGCGGCGGATACCACCGCCGCTGGCGATACCTTTGTGGGCGGGTTTGCCGCGGCATTGGCGCAAGGAAAAAGCGAGGTGGAAGCGATTCGGTTTGGTCAGATTGCAGGCGCGCTATCGGTTACTCGTGCCGGTGCTCAGCCCTCTATTCCTACTCTTAATGACGTACAGGGCTTCCATCAGCCATGA
- the rpmI gene encoding 50S ribosomal protein L35, with translation MPKMKTKSGAAKRFLKTANGIKHKHAFKSHILTKMSTKRKRQLRGSSLLHPSDVAKVKRMLRLC, from the coding sequence ATGCCAAAGATGAAAACGAAGAGTGGTGCAGCTAAGCGGTTCTTGAAAACCGCTAATGGCATCAAGCACAAGCATGCTTTCAAAAGCCACATTCTGACCAAAATGTCCACCAAGCGTAAGCGTCAATTGCGCGGTAGCAGCTTGCTGCATCCGTCTGACGTGGCAAAAGTGAAGCGCATGCTGCGCCTTTGCTAA